CCCGCCTTTACCGGAAACCCTGAGTTTGCTGCCACTTTCGATTCCTGCCGGAATCCGCACTTTGATCTGTTCGACCTTCCCTTCGGAGTGATAGTCGATGCGGCGTTCTCCGCCCTGCACGGCCAACCGAAACGGAATGCTGATTTGCATCGAATAATCCTGGCCTTTGACCGGTCTTCTGGACCTGCGGCCGCCGCCGAACAGCTGACTGAACAGATCTTCCCCGTTGAAGCCATTGCCGAAAATATCGCCGGGGTTGATATTGCGGAAAATATCCTCCTGGCTGTAGCGCTGCTGAAATCCCGCTGCCCCGAACTGATCATACTGGCGGCGCTTGTCAGGATCGGAGAGAACAGCATAAGCTTCGGTGATTTTTTTAAACTGGTCCTCGGCTTTTTTATCGCCCGGATTCTTGTCCGGGTGATATTTCTGGGCCAGTTTGCGGTAGGCCTTTTTTATTTCTGCGCTCTCGGCGTTTCGTGCGACACCGAGGGTGTGATAATAGTCTTCTGCCATGGGTATGGATCTCCTGGAAATGACTGAACAGCGTTAATATAAAAGTGGCTATTTAAAGCGTCAAGAGTCTGCCGAGGATAAAATTTAAATAAATACGGGAGAGGGCAAAACTTATACACAAAATACACTTGAAAATGGTGAAAAAGAAAATAAACTACATTGTTGCGTAGAAAACCCACCTAAAATGAAAAGTAGGAGTACCCCACATGTTTGTACAAGACCACCCGGCAGCGGTCGAGAACGCCAGCATTGCCGAAGGGATTGCTGCTGTTGAACAGGGCAATACCGCTTTGGCCATGAACCTGTTCAGTCGGCTCAAGGCTGCCGAAATGACCCCGTTACTGTTGTCTTATCAGGCCTATTGCCTGGCCTGCGAACGAAAAACCATGCAAAAGGCGCTTAACCTGGCGTTGCGAGCACTCAAAGCTGATCGGACGCATCCGCTGATTTATTTGAACCTGGGGCGGATTTACCAGGTGGCCGGGTATGAAGGGAAAGCCCTGCACTTCTATCAACAGGGCCTGCATTATCAGCGCCATCCGCTGCTGCTGCGCAAGATGGAACTGCTCTGCCCGCGCCGCCGTTGTCTCTTTCCGTTTCTGAGTCGTTCCAATCCCCTGAATGTGTTGGCCGGCAAAATTCTTTCCAAAATCTTTTAACCATTCGATTTCATGTGTTAAAAATCTATGGTATGGTCTAGCGCGGACGGCAGCTGAAAAATCAGCCCGTCCGCGAGTCGCAGGTAAAGCGGCACAAATAGAGTCTATGAACTGCTTTTTTCTGGAGCTTTTATGACCCGTATTGCTGTAATCGGAGCCGGTATTTCCGGATTGGCGACGGCTTACGCCATTGAACAACAGGCGCTAAGTGCCGGCTTGACCGTGGAAACCCGTGTGTTTGAAAAAGACTCTCGCAGCGGTGGGAAAATCTGGTCGATTCATGAGGATGGTTTTATTTGTGAGTGGGGACCGAACGGTTTTCTCGATAATAAACCGATGACCCTGGATCTCTGCCGACAGCTGGGGGTTGATAACCTGCTCCTCCGCTCGGATGACAATGCACGGAAGCGGTTTATTTATTCGGGACAAGAGCTGCATCGCCTGCCGGAGAACGGTCCCTCGTTTCTGAAGTCGGGATTGATCTCGTGGCCGGGGAAATTACGCCTGGCCGGAGAAATGCTGATTCCCAAGCGCAAGGACCAGGGGGATGAAACTCTTGCTGAATTCGGGCGCCGGCGCCTGGGCAGCGAGGCCCTGGACAAACTGATTGCGCCGATGGTGTCCGGCATTTTTGCCGGTGACCCGGAAACCATGAGTCTGAAAAGCTGTTTCCCGCGGATTTACGAACTGGAACAACAATACGGCGGTTTGCTGAAGGCGATGCTGAAATTGGCCAAACAGAAGCGGGCCGAACAAAAGGCCGGTAAAGTGGTGGCCAGTGCCGCTGGTCCGGGCGGCGTTTTGACCTCTTTTAACGGCGGCATCCAGGACCTGACCAACGCGGCTGCCGCGGCTCTTCAGGGCGAGCTGTTGCTGGGCTGCACGATCAGTGAGTTGGTGCCCAAAGATGGCGGCTTTATCCTGACCGCTGCCGGGGGAGAGCAGTACGATGCTGAGATCGTGGTCACCGCGGCTCCGGCTTTTGCCGTTGCGGCGATGTTGGAGCGGTCTTGTGGTGCTGCTGCTGAGTTGCTTAAAGAGATTCCCTACGCCACGATGAATGTCGTTTGCTTCGGCTACGAACGAGAGCGGATTGAACGTGATCTGGACGGTTTCGGCTATCTGATTCCCAAGGCCGAAGGGAAAAGTATTCTTGGCACCCTGTGGGATTCAAGTATCTTCCCCAATCGCGCTCCAGCCGGTAAGGTGTTGCTGCGGTCAATGATGGGGGGCGCGACCAATCCAGCGGCCATCGAGTTGAGTGAGGAAGAAGTCAAGAGCAAAACCATGACCGATCTGCGGCAGATCATGGGGATCACCTGTGAGCCGGAATTCGTGCGGATCTTTCGCCATCGCCATGCCATACCCCAGTATACGCGGGGGCATGCCGCCCGGGTTGGCGCGATCAGGGAACGGCTGGCGACCATGCCCGAGCTGATTTTGACCGGGAATGCCTTTGGGGGTGTCGGTCTTAATGATTGCGTCAATGCGGCCAACCAGGCTGCTGCCACAGTCATTGAGCGGGTTCGCAAAAGATCCGGCTGAAAGAACTCCCGCCGGGATCAGGTTGTTTCCGACTCTTCTTCCAGCAGCTTCTCAGCCGAAACTTTGAGGGGGGAATAGGTCAGGAAGCGCAGCCCGCCGGCACTGGTGTTCTCGATGATGGAGGTGGGGCCGGAAACCTCCATGGTCGATTCCTCGCTGCTCTCGCCGAGGTTGATCACCACGCGTTCTTTCAGCGAACCGAGGATATTGATCTTGGGATTAGCGGTCTTATGTTCCGTCACTTGAAAGCTTAACAGCTCTTCGGAGAGATCTTCGCGTTCCTCGTCCAGGTTGACCTGGCGCTGAGTCAGAATACCGATGCGCAGTTCGATGGCTTCGCGCAAGGCATTGCGCAGCCCGGACAGGGGTTTTTTGTTCAGGGCGGTCAGGGTTTCACCGATTTTTTTGATCTGTTCGATGACGCTTTTGATGCGGGTTCTGAGAAATTTCAGCCGGTCAGTTTCAGGGAAATAAACGCCTGAGGTGACATAGGTTTTCGCCCCGGCCCGGGCACCGAGGATTTTTACCTCGATGCCTTCCAGCGCGACCGCTTCACCTCCGGAAAGCAAACCTTTCGGGCACTGGATACTGCCTGTCGCTTTCAAAATGGAGTTGCGGACTTCATGCTCGACATGAATGTCGCCCCAGCATTCGATCTGGACCTGGTTGAGGTAGCGGCTGCGGAACGTCCCTTTGCAGGTGACCTTGCCGATGCCCTTGCCGGCCATGCTGCCGAGGGTGACCGGCCCATCCGCTTGAATCTGACAGGCGCCGACGGTTCCGGTGACATTGATCCCTTTGGTGGCCGTGATATGGAAATCATCCAGCACGTCACCTTTGATATCGACGAAGCCGTTAAAGGTAATATGGCCGACCGTCAAGTCGACGTCGCCGGTGACCACCATCTCTTCAGCGATGCTGAGGACATGATTATCCAGCACGGCCCGCCCGGCTCGTTCCGCGATGACCTGGGTGCCGTCGTCACTGATCTTGATGCCGTTGCCCGCAATCAAACGACTGGGTTGACCGGCTTTGGCCGGGATCGGTTTCCCGATGACTGTGAACCCGGCTACGCCCGGGGTCGGCGGATAGATGACCCCGATCTTTTGACCCGGTTCAATATTTGAGAAACTCTGGACGGACTTGAAATCGACCCGGCCGGTCTCATCTTCGACCAGGTCGCTTTTTTCCTTGCCGGTATTGACGATCAGTTCGAACCAGCCATCTTCGCCGGGGGTGGGCGCCTGCCCTTGGGCCAGGGGAAAATACTCCAGTTTTTGTCCCTGGGCGGCCTGGGAGCAAAAGATGGCGACCTGTTCCAGGTCGACTGTTGTGGTGATACCGTGTTTTTGCAGGATGGTGATCAGTTCGGCGGGGGGGAGGCTGTTGTTCGTTTCATAGACAGTGATCGACGCACTACACTCGAGTTCGCTGTTGCGCAGATAAAGGTTCAGGGCATAGGCGTCGGTGACAAATTCACCGAGCTGCTTGGTACCGACCTCAACGCGTTGTTCGACTTTCTGGGAACCCAATTTATTATCCGCTCAGATGGAAATAGTCATTGTTTCGTTTTGTCCCGGCATATCGTGAAGGTAGTATTTAGCTCATATCGGATTTTGGGCCAGTTTCTTTAGTCCTTTTCTGGGGTTCTGCTTTGCTCTGATCCATTGGCTCCGCACATGTTGCTGTTTTTTTCAGAGATTGATAATTAAAATATTGTTTTTGTTGTGAGTGTTTATGACAAATTTGCACCATAATTTCAAGCGTGATCTGGCCGAGGTGTCCTGGCGGGAGTTGCGCATCCACCTGCAGCGCGATGCTCTTATCCTGGTTGCGACCGAACTGGACCTGGTCACGGCGGCGGTTGGCGTTGCCGAAGATGACACCGCGCAGGTCCAGCAATGGATCGCCACCGGGCTGCTCGGCAAGCCCTCGGCCGAGCAACTGCAGGACTGGGAACGGGAGAGCTCCCGGCCGTTTCGGATGTTGATCGTCAAACCATTTATTTTGATTCAGGATGTCTGTCATGCCTGACCGATTTGTGGCCTCGCTGGCCGATTACCGCGGACCGGCGGTGTTCAATCCCTGGGGTGAAAGCGACCCGCTGTACGATCTTGGTCCGCAGGGAGTCGAGATTCGTCGGCGCCAACTGCACTGCTATCTGCAGGAGCGGATCGGGGTTGCAGACAGTCTGCTCTGTGCCGAAGCGATCGGTTACCAAGGGGGGCATTTCAGTGGGATACCGATGACCTCCGAGCGGTTATTGCTGGGCGGGTTGCAGTCCAAAAACCTGCAACCCGAGATGGTGTTCAAGGGGATTGCGGCGCAACGCACCAGTACCCCGGAGATTCGCCCATTGGGCTTTACCGAACCGACCGCCACCATTGTCTGGGGCTTTTTTGCCGACCAGAGGATCGATCCGCGTCGGGCGGTGCTCTGGAACGCTTTCCCCTGGCATCCCTATCATCCGCAGCGGGGGATGCTCAGCAACCGGACCCCGACCGATGACGAACTCGCCGCCGGGCACAGAGTATTGCGGCAGTTGCTTGAGCTGGGCAGCTTCAGGCAGGTGATCGCCATTGGTGAAAAGTCAGCGACCCAGTTGGAACGCCTGGGGATTAGCGCCACCAAGGTCCGCCACCCGGCCAATGGCGGCGCCGGTAAATTCAGATCTCAGATGCACGCATTGTTCGCCAGATAATTCCGAATCATAGCCGGTCCTCCTTTCCAAAGGGGGGCCGGCTTTTCCGGCTGCCAGCAAAGCCCGGCAGCTGCATGAATTGATGAGGTGTTATGTCGATTGAGGTCATTCAGCAGCAGATCAGGCGTTTCCTGGCCAGCGAAGCGCCCGAAGTCATGTCGATCAAAGGGGCCTGGGGGGTCGGTAAGACCTATGCCTGGAACACCTATCTGCTCCAGGCGAAAAATCAGCAGAAGGTCGCCTTACACAAGTACTCCTACGTTTCCCTGTTCGGGATCAACAGCCTGAGCGACTTGAAATTTTCCATTTTTGAAAACCTGGTCGAAGAAAAAATGATCGGTCGCAAACCGACCATCGAAACATTTCGAAACAATGCCGACGCATTAGCGCGCAGTATTGGGCAGAATGTCCTCCCCCTTATCCCCGCCCGACGGACCCCGGAAGCCTACCACAACATCTTCTCTTCTCTGCTGTTTCTTTCCTTGGAAAAAGCGCTTATCTGTATCGATGATTTTGAACGCAAGGGGCACGGTATTGCCGCGCAGGATATCCTGGGGCTGATCAGCCAGCTGAAAGAACAAAAAAAATGCAAGGTTATTCTGATTCTCAATGACGAAAGCTTAAGCGGCGACTCTTCCCTCGACTATGTCAAGCTGCGCGAAAAAGTGATCGATACCGAGCTGCGTTTTGCGCCGACCGCCAGAGAGTGTGTCGCCATCGCCCTGACCCGGGATCGGGTGGCCAGGCTATTGGGGGATGACATCGTCACGCTCGGCATCAACAATATCCGTGTTATCAAAAAGATCGAAAAACTGGCGTTGACCGTCATTCCTGTCCTGAAGGATTACGAGGAGCAGGTCCTTAAGCGAGCCCTGCATTCCCTGGCCCTGCTGGCCTGGTGTTATTACAGTCGGGCACAGGATATTCCGGATTATCAGTTTGTGCTCGGCCGGAACAGCAGCTTCAGCGACCTTGACGATACCGCCTTGACTACCCAGCAGCAGAGCTGGTGCGCCGTCTTACGCCGTTACGATAATTATTCCTTCGACGATTTTGATGCCCCGATGGCCCGCTTCGTGGAAAACGGTTACCTCGATGAAGCCTGGTTGCGGAAGGAGGCGGAGGTCTTTAACGAAAAGTTACGGGCCGACCGGTCGCAAAGTTCCTTTCAGGCGGCCTGGCGCAAATTTAATGAGTCCTTTGCAGACAACAGCCGCGAGGTGATCGGCTGTCTTTCCGAAAGTTTCAAAGACAACGCCAGGTTTATCAGCCCGGCCAACCTGGACGGTGCGGTCCGCCTGTTGCGCAATCTGGGCAAGGATGCCCTGGCGACCAGGATCATTGATCTGTATATCGAAAAAAGAAAAGCGGAGGTGGAACTGTTCAATCTCGATTCCAGATTGTGGGCGGGAGCGATCAAAGACGCCGAGGTGATCACCAAGTTCGAGCAGACTTTCCAGGCCCGCAAAGGACTCCGTTCGCTGGAGGAGACCTGCCGCCTCCTGCTGGCCGGAGAGGCCCCTGCCGATGAGGATGAAGCGCTGCTGGCGCAGGGTTCGGTGGCCGAATATGTGGCGCTGTTCAAAAAGCTCAAGGAACCGGAGTTGTCGCGGATCATCGACCTTTGCCTGCAATTCAGTCGGCTTGGTGGCACCACCGCCTGTCAGGAGGCGATTGCCGACCGCGCCGCCGAGGCGCTTCGCCGGATCGGTCGTGAGAATAAGCTCAACGCCAGTCGGGTTTTGCGTTTCGGCATCAAAGTCGATTAACCGGACCGTCCCCTGCCCAGAGCAGTTGTTGTGGTGTTCGTTCTTTTCCGTCCCTTGGCGGCGGTTGGAATATTTTTTGCTGTCGCTGCTGAGTGATGTTCAGCAAGGTTCTCTGACGGCGTTCTTCTGACCGGTGCAAATTTCATCGCTTCGGGGCGGATAGTGGTTATGAAAATTAAACTGAGAAATGTCTTGCTGCTGACGGTTGTCCCGTTGGCGGTCTTCCTGCTGCTGTTCTGGGTCATCTATGCGACGACCAGGACCATTGCGGAAGAAACGATCCTTGATCACCAGCGTAATATCGTTGCCCATGCCGCGGCCACGACCGACATGTGGCTGCAGTTGCAAAAAAAGGTCATGCGTTCGGTTATCGAGGAAATCGACCGGATCGATAGCCATGATAACGCAGCGGTCCTCAGGGTTCTGGAACAGGCGCTCAAGGCCGGCGAGTTCAGTGATGTTTATCTCGGCCTGGATGACGGGACCATGATCGACGGTGCCGGCTGGCTTCCCCCGACCGGGTATGATCCGCGCAATCGTCCCTGGTATCTCCATGGCATGGTCAATAGCGAAATCTCGCTATCGTCGCCCTACGTTGACATGACGACCGGGCAGATGGTGATTGCCATGACCTCGCCGTTGTTGCGAAACGGCCAGCTGTACGGCGTGGTCAGTGGGGATATCATCCTCGATTCCCTGGTCAATAATGTCATTAATTTGAAAGTCGGTGATAAAGGGTACTCTTTTATTATCTCCGCCAATGGAACCATTGTCGTTCACCCCGACCAGAGCCTGCTGATGACTCATAAACTGCAGGATCTCGATGGCAGCCTGAAGGGGGTCATTGCCGCGTTCCAGCGCAATGCCCAGGGGACCTACAAATATTTCCTGCATGGTAAGGAGAACATCCTCGCCTACCAGTTTCTCGACGATGTCGATTGGTATCTCTGCACCACGATGAGCACGGCGGAAGCCTATGCACTGTCGGGGAAAACCTCAATGCTGTCGGCCATGGAAGCCGTGTTGAAGCTGCTCGGGGTGTTCGCCGGAATCGCCTTGCTCGGAGTCGGCGGCAGCGCCCTGGGGCTGCTGTTTTTCAATAAGCGCTTTCAGTTCACCGTCAAGCAGCATCAGGATGTGATCAACGGCATGAACGAGGACCTGAAGTGGAATATCACCCGCAGAAAGGCCATTGAAACCCATTACCAGACCCTCTTTCACGTCGCCAATGATGCGATCATGGTCAGCAAGGGGACGGTTTTTGTCGAATGCAACGAGCGGGCCCGGGAGATGCTGGGGGCCAGGGAGTACGGCATCATCGGTAACAACATGCTCGATATATCACCGGCTTACCAGGCCGATGGCAAGAGCAGCTACCAGCATCTGCAAAAAATCATCGATGCCGCCGGGTTGGGAAAACAGCAGTTCTTCCAGTGGACGTTTTTGCGCAGTAACGGCTCGGAGTTCCCCGCCGAAGTCAGTCTCAAAAAACTCCATCTGAACAACGAGCAGCTGATCCTGATGAGTATCCGCGATATCTCCAAGCGCGCCACTGCCGAGCAACAGCTGCGCCAGGCTCAGAAAATGGCGGCCATGGGGGAGATGCTCGGGGCTATCGCTCATCAGTGGCGGCAGCCTTTGAACACCCTCTCGACCTATGTCTCCAGTTTGCAGTCGGCTTTTTACAATCAGCTGATCAACCGCGAATTTGTCGACAAGCTGGTGCAGAATGCTGATACCCAGATCCAGTTCATGTCGAAAACCATCGATGACTTTCGCCAGTTTTTCAAACCGTCCAAGACCAAGGAGCGTTTTTCCCTGATCAAGTCGGTGGAGAATGCCATCAAGCTGGTCGAGCCGAGTTTTCGCCAGACCGATGTCGCCATTCGCGTACAGCAACCGCAGGCGGTCGAGGATTTTCTTGTTTACGGCTATCAGAGCGAATTCAGTCACGTTATCGTGAATATCCTTTCCAACGCCAAGGATGCCGTGAATGGCGCGGGGGCGAGCGACGACAAACTCATTGAAATCGCTTTCGAGGTGGATGAGGAAAATGTTAAGGTCACGATCAGCGACAGCGGTCCCGGGATTCCCGAACCTATTCTCGGGCAGATTTTTACCCCCTATTTCACCACCAAGGGGACCGCGTCCGGAACCGGCCTTGGCCTCTACATGGCCAAGGTTATTGTTGAAAATGAAATGAACGGACGCCTGGTCGCCGAGAATTGTCGGACCGGAGCCCGTTTCACCATCCTGCTGCCGAAGGCCGAAACCGTCTGACTAACGGCTTTAATAATGAGGGACCGCCGATGTTTGATTTCAAGAACGGCCAGCCGACTATTCTGCTGGTGGATGACGAACCGGACGAACTCGAAGCGTACCGTTTTTTGCTGCTGTCCATGGGATTGCAGAAGGTCGAGACCCTGCAGGACAGCCGCCAGGTCATGGCGCGGCTGCCGCAGCTTGATCAGCCGATCGTGTTTCTCGATCTGAACATGCCGCACAAATCAGGCCTTGAGCTGCTGGGCGAGATCAAGGACGCCCTGCCTCAGGTGCCGGTGGTGATCTGTACCGCCAACTCGGAGATCGAAACCGCCGTTGAATGTCTTCGCCGGGGGGCTCACGATTATCTGGTTAAACCGATCAACGCCAACTCCTTCGGGTCGGCGTTGCGCAGCGCTGCGGAGATTCAGGCCCTGCGCTCCGAGGTTTTCGCCTTGAAAGGGATTGGCCTGGGCGGGGACCTTAAACAGCCCGAGGCTTTTCGTTCCATTGTCACCGGCAACTCGCAGATGCTCAACATGTTCAGGTATCTGGAAGCGATTGCCGGGACCGGCCAACCGCTGCTGATCCTTGGGGAGACCGGGACCGGCAAGGAACTGGTCGCCCGGGCGGTGCACCAGGCCAGCGGGCTGGCCGGCGAGTTCGTCGCCGTGGATGTCTCGGGGCTGGACGATATGCTGTTTTCCGACGCCCTGTTCGGCCATGTCCGAGGCGCTTACACCGGCGCCGACAACCTGCGGCCGGGGTTGATCGAAAAGGCAAAAGGCGGAACCCTCTTTCTGGATGAAATCGGCGATCTCGGGGAAGCATCGCAGGTCAAGCTGCTGCGCCTGCTGCAGGAAAAAACCTATTATCCACTGGGTTCGGATACGCCCAAGCACAGTGCCGCCCGGATCATCGCGGCGGCCAATAAAAGTCAGCCGGCGCTGGCCGGCGGGGAGGAAGGTTTCCGGCAGGATCTCTATTATCGCCTCAGCACCCATCTGGTCAAACTTGCGCCGCTGCGGGAGCGCCGTGAAGATATTGCGTTGCTGGCCGAAACCATGATTCGGGAAGCCGCCGTCAGTATGGGGCGGGATATTCCGCAGCTCAGCCCGCAGGCGCTCCGGCTGCTGCAGGCCCATGATTTTCCCGGCAACATCAGGGAGCTGAAGACCTATCTGTTCGACAGCGTTGCCCGTGCTTTTACCGGGGAGATCACCCCGGAACTGATCAGTGAACGACTGCACGGGATAGCCCCCGCCGTAGCGCGGACGAGTGGGGAAGCACAGGGTCTCGAAGCCCTGTTCGGTTATTTTCCCACCCTGGATCAGCTCGGCGAATTTGCCGTTGACAGCGCGTTGCAGCGAACCGGCTTCAATCAGAGTCAGGCCGCCCGATTGCTGGGGATTTCCAAGCAGGCTCTTCACAAACGGCTGAAAAAAAGGGAACAGGGGACCGCCCCTTCCTGAACCATGACCTTTTGGTCCGGCTGCATTTCTCGTCAACCATTCGCGTCAACCATTGTCCCCGTGGTCAACCTAGGGGAACCGTTTTTCCAACTGTTTTGCCCTGTTTCGCCCCGCTCCGCTCGAATTCTGATCTGGCATTGCATTTGCTGTTCCCCGCTGAAACATTTTTTCGTAACCCAGCGTTGTCGCCAACCGCACCCCGCGCTTGGCGACAGGCCCTTATTTCAGCGGGAGGAAGACTATGGCAACAGCTTACCGGACCTATATCAACGGCGAATGGCTCGACACCGGCAGGTCCCTGGAGGTCCACAATAAATTCAGCGGCGCAGTGTTCGCAACGGTGGCGACGGTCGATGCCGCCCAGACCGCAGCCGCCATTGACGCGGCGGCCGCGGCGTTTGCGACCTTTCGTAAATATCCGGCCCACCGGCGGGCGCAGATCCTCGAGCGGACCGCGGAACTGATCCTGGAGCGGGGGGAGGAGATCGCCGCGATCATCTGCCAGGAAGCGGGCAAGGCCTGGAAATTCTCCATGAACGAAGTCCAGCGCAGCGCCGAAACCTTTAAATTCGCAGCCGAGGAGGCCAAGCGCCTGCACGGCGAGACCATTCCGGTCGATGCCAGTTGTTTCGGCGAGAATCGGGTCGGCTATTTCATCAAGGAGCCGATCGGAGTGATCGGGGCGATTACCCCCTTCAATTTCCCCCTCAACCTGGTCGCCCACAAGGTTGCTCCGGCCATTGCCGCCGGTAACACGGTGGTGCTCAAACCCGCCTCCAGTACCCCGATTTCGTCCATCATCCTGGCCGAGATCATGGCCCTGGCCGGGCTGCCCAAAGGGGTCCTCAATGTGACCGTCGGCTCCGGCGGTACGGTCGGCGACGCCATCGTGCTCAATCCCAAGTGCAAGAAAATCACCTTTACCGGCTCCCCGGGAGTCGGCGAACAGATCATGAAAAAGGCCGGCATCAAAAAGGTCACCCTGGAGCTGGGGAACAACTCGGCGACCCTGATCGAAGCCGACGCCGACCTTGAAAAAGCTGCCGCCCGCTGCGTGGTCAGCGCCTTTTCCAACTCCGGGCAGGTCTGTATCTCCCTGCAGCGGATCTACGTCAACCGGGCTTGCCTGGAACGCTTCACGGAACTGTTTCTTGCCAAGGTCAAGCAGCTCAAAGTCGGAGACCCCCTCGATCGGGACTGCGATGTCGGGCCGATGATCGACGCCGGTGAACTTGCGCGCATCGACGGCTGGGTAAAGGAAGCTGTCGCCCAGGGCGCGGTGCTGGCCTGCGGCGGCCAGGCGGACGGTATGGTCTATCCGCCGACGGTGCTCACCAATGTCACTGAAGAGATGAAAGTCATGTGTCTGGAGACTTTCGCTCCGGTGGTCTCCATCGTCCCCTATGACGATTTTACGACCGCCCTGGAGTGCGTCAATTCCTCGGATTTCGGGCTCCAGGCCGGGGTGTATACCAACGACATCAACAAGGCCCTGCAGGCGGTTGACGATCTTGATGTCGGCGGGGTCATGATCAACGACACCGCCACCTTCCGGGTTGACCACCTGCCGTACGGCGGCAACAAGCTGTCCGGTCTCGGGCGCGAGGGGGTGCGGTTTGCCTTGGAGGATATGACCAACATCAAGATGGTAATGATCAATCGAAACTGATGATTGCGGCCTTTTCGTGGTCAAGCCAGAAGGGAGCTAATTTAAGCAACTCTGCAGTAAACTCGGGACTGTCCCCAGGGTCATCGGGGGCTGTCCCAAGAGTTTGCGAGCCATGGAACTGTAGCGGTTAGCACCGCAAAGCCCTGGGACAGCCCCCGGGCAGGGCCAGTCCCAGGGCTTTGCTGCTATCGACTCTTACC
This genomic window from Pelobacter seleniigenes DSM 18267 contains:
- a CDS encoding DnaJ C-terminal domain-containing protein, with protein sequence MAEDYYHTLGVARNAESAEIKKAYRKLAQKYHPDKNPGDKKAEDQFKKITEAYAVLSDPDKRRQYDQFGAAGFQQRYSQEDIFRNINPGDIFGNGFNGEDLFSQLFGGGRRSRRPVKGQDYSMQISIPFRLAVQGGERRIDYHSEGKVEQIKVRIPAGIESGSKLRVSGKGGANPAGGPPGDLFLHIDIEPDPVFTRDGNDLLVRAEVPFSGVCLGTSIEVPTLDTPKRVKVPAGIQPGQKIRLRGYGVAAAGKRPAGDLYAVIEVSVPRKLSPEQKELLERLQEVDL
- the hemG gene encoding protoporphyrinogen oxidase, whose product is MTRIAVIGAGISGLATAYAIEQQALSAGLTVETRVFEKDSRSGGKIWSIHEDGFICEWGPNGFLDNKPMTLDLCRQLGVDNLLLRSDDNARKRFIYSGQELHRLPENGPSFLKSGLISWPGKLRLAGEMLIPKRKDQGDETLAEFGRRRLGSEALDKLIAPMVSGIFAGDPETMSLKSCFPRIYELEQQYGGLLKAMLKLAKQKRAEQKAGKVVASAAGPGGVLTSFNGGIQDLTNAAAAALQGELLLGCTISELVPKDGGFILTAAGGEQYDAEIVVTAAPAFAVAAMLERSCGAAAELLKEIPYATMNVVCFGYERERIERDLDGFGYLIPKAEGKSILGTLWDSSIFPNRAPAGKVLLRSMMGGATNPAAIELSEEEVKSKTMTDLRQIMGITCEPEFVRIFRHRHAIPQYTRGHAARVGAIRERLATMPELILTGNAFGGVGLNDCVNAANQAAATVIERVRKRSG
- a CDS encoding FapA family protein translates to MGSQKVEQRVEVGTKQLGEFVTDAYALNLYLRNSELECSASITVYETNNSLPPAELITILQKHGITTTVDLEQVAIFCSQAAQGQKLEYFPLAQGQAPTPGEDGWFELIVNTGKEKSDLVEDETGRVDFKSVQSFSNIEPGQKIGVIYPPTPGVAGFTVIGKPIPAKAGQPSRLIAGNGIKISDDGTQVIAERAGRAVLDNHVLSIAEEMVVTGDVDLTVGHITFNGFVDIKGDVLDDFHITATKGINVTGTVGACQIQADGPVTLGSMAGKGIGKVTCKGTFRSRYLNQVQIECWGDIHVEHEVRNSILKATGSIQCPKGLLSGGEAVALEGIEVKILGARAGAKTYVTSGVYFPETDRLKFLRTRIKSVIEQIKKIGETLTALNKKPLSGLRNALREAIELRIGILTQRQVNLDEEREDLSEELLSFQVTEHKTANPKINILGSLKERVVINLGESSEESTMEVSGPTSIIENTSAGGLRFLTYSPLKVSAEKLLEEESETT
- a CDS encoding DUF2288 domain-containing protein, giving the protein MTNLHHNFKRDLAEVSWRELRIHLQRDALILVATELDLVTAAVGVAEDDTAQVQQWIATGLLGKPSAEQLQDWERESSRPFRMLIVKPFILIQDVCHA
- a CDS encoding uracil-DNA glycosylase, with the translated sequence MPDRFVASLADYRGPAVFNPWGESDPLYDLGPQGVEIRRRQLHCYLQERIGVADSLLCAEAIGYQGGHFSGIPMTSERLLLGGLQSKNLQPEMVFKGIAAQRTSTPEIRPLGFTEPTATIVWGFFADQRIDPRRAVLWNAFPWHPYHPQRGMLSNRTPTDDELAAGHRVLRQLLELGSFRQVIAIGEKSATQLERLGISATKVRHPANGGAGKFRSQMHALFAR
- a CDS encoding P-loop NTPase fold protein; amino-acid sequence: MSIEVIQQQIRRFLASEAPEVMSIKGAWGVGKTYAWNTYLLQAKNQQKVALHKYSYVSLFGINSLSDLKFSIFENLVEEKMIGRKPTIETFRNNADALARSIGQNVLPLIPARRTPEAYHNIFSSLLFLSLEKALICIDDFERKGHGIAAQDILGLISQLKEQKKCKVILILNDESLSGDSSLDYVKLREKVIDTELRFAPTARECVAIALTRDRVARLLGDDIVTLGINNIRVIKKIEKLALTVIPVLKDYEEQVLKRALHSLALLAWCYYSRAQDIPDYQFVLGRNSSFSDLDDTALTTQQQSWCAVLRRYDNYSFDDFDAPMARFVENGYLDEAWLRKEAEVFNEKLRADRSQSSFQAAWRKFNESFADNSREVIGCLSESFKDNARFISPANLDGAVRLLRNLGKDALATRIIDLYIEKRKAEVELFNLDSRLWAGAIKDAEVITKFEQTFQARKGLRSLEETCRLLLAGEAPADEDEALLAQGSVAEYVALFKKLKEPELSRIIDLCLQFSRLGGTTACQEAIADRAAEALRRIGRENKLNASRVLRFGIKVD
- a CDS encoding cache domain-containing protein, with protein sequence MKIKLRNVLLLTVVPLAVFLLLFWVIYATTRTIAEETILDHQRNIVAHAAATTDMWLQLQKKVMRSVIEEIDRIDSHDNAAVLRVLEQALKAGEFSDVYLGLDDGTMIDGAGWLPPTGYDPRNRPWYLHGMVNSEISLSSPYVDMTTGQMVIAMTSPLLRNGQLYGVVSGDIILDSLVNNVINLKVGDKGYSFIISANGTIVVHPDQSLLMTHKLQDLDGSLKGVIAAFQRNAQGTYKYFLHGKENILAYQFLDDVDWYLCTTMSTAEAYALSGKTSMLSAMEAVLKLLGVFAGIALLGVGGSALGLLFFNKRFQFTVKQHQDVINGMNEDLKWNITRRKAIETHYQTLFHVANDAIMVSKGTVFVECNERAREMLGAREYGIIGNNMLDISPAYQADGKSSYQHLQKIIDAAGLGKQQFFQWTFLRSNGSEFPAEVSLKKLHLNNEQLILMSIRDISKRATAEQQLRQAQKMAAMGEMLGAIAHQWRQPLNTLSTYVSSLQSAFYNQLINREFVDKLVQNADTQIQFMSKTIDDFRQFFKPSKTKERFSLIKSVENAIKLVEPSFRQTDVAIRVQQPQAVEDFLVYGYQSEFSHVIVNILSNAKDAVNGAGASDDKLIEIAFEVDEENVKVTISDSGPGIPEPILGQIFTPYFTTKGTASGTGLGLYMAKVIVENEMNGRLVAENCRTGARFTILLPKAETV